GCGCAGCGCGAACGCCACCGGCTGGCCTTCGTAGCCGGTGATGCCGTGGGCCACATAGATCGGGGCGGGGAACAGCGGCGTGCGCACGGTGACGTACTCCGGCAGGTCCTCGTCGATGACCCCGTCGAACAGGTTCACCGATCCGATGAACTCGGCCACGAAGCGGTTGGCCGGCTGCTCGTAGATTTCATCGGGCTTGCCCACCTGCTGGATCCAGCCGGCGTCCATCACCGCGATGCGGGTGGCCATGGTCATCGCCTCCTCCTGGTCGTGGGTGACCATCACGCAGGTCACGCCCGAGGTTTCGATGATGTTGACCAGCTCCAGCTGCATCTGCGAGCGCAGCTTCTTGTCCAGCGCGCCCATCGGCTCGTCCAGCAGCAGCAGCTTGGGCCCCTTGGCCAGCGACCGCGCCAACGCCACGCGCTGCTGCTGGCCGCCGGACAGCTGGTGCGGCTTGCGCTTGGCCAGCTTGCCCAGTTGCACCAGTTCCAGCATCTCGCCCACGCGGGTGCGGATCGCATCGCGGGCCAGGCCGTCCTGTTTCAGCCCGAAGGCGATGTTCTGCTCCACCGTCATGTGCGGGAACAGCGCGTAGGACTGGAACATCATGTTGATCGGCCGCTGGTACGGCGGCAGGTCGTTGATGCGCTGGCCATCCAGCTCGATGCTGCCCTTGGTGGGGGTTTCGAACCCGCCCAGGCAGCGCAGCAGCGTGGACTTGCCGCTGCCCGAACCGCCGAGCAGGGCGAAGATTTCGCCCTTGCGCACGTCCAAGCTGACATCGTCGAGCGCGACGAAGCCGTCGAATTCCTTGCGCAGCGCGCGGATGGACAGATAGCCCGGCTCGAGGACCGGCACGACCTCGCCTTCCGGCTTGGCATCAAATGGCATGGGGGGCGGCTCCAGGAGCGGCAGCGGACGGGGGGAGGATGGCATTTTACCGGTGGTGGCCGCGT
This is a stretch of genomic DNA from Stenotrophomonas rhizophila. It encodes these proteins:
- a CDS encoding ABC transporter ATP-binding protein, producing MPFDAKPEGEVVPVLEPGYLSIRALRKEFDGFVALDDVSLDVRKGEIFALLGGSGSGKSTLLRCLGGFETPTKGSIELDGQRINDLPPYQRPINMMFQSYALFPHMTVEQNIAFGLKQDGLARDAIRTRVGEMLELVQLGKLAKRKPHQLSGGQQQRVALARSLAKGPKLLLLDEPMGALDKKLRSQMQLELVNIIETSGVTCVMVTHDQEEAMTMATRIAVMDAGWIQQVGKPDEIYEQPANRFVAEFIGSVNLFDGVIDEDLPEYVTVRTPLFPAPIYVAHGITGYEGQPVAFALRPEKVMIGKDEPAGDTNKAQGVIEEIAYFGSHSVYHVRLPSGAKVLSNFANSQRWASDGLTWGDSVWVCWRDNDGVVLTA